One Janthinobacterium sp. TB1-E2 genomic region harbors:
- a CDS encoding TIGR03790 family protein — protein MTLHKSLFLSLALAAGIAHADAPSMPPGLNALQLAVVINDAEPNSIVVGEYYRQAHGIPPANVVHVNIPNRPRKLSMDQFAQLKERIDAQLKPHIQAVLMVWSAPYAVECNSITSAYTLGYDAGQCAKTCDAGKPSTYFNSNVPQPFTQMGMRLSMLLPIDFVEEAKAVVDRGTVSGFSVPAASAYYLTTSENARNSRAAFFPPAGIVRQRKLTVKNLKADVLDGAQDIMVYQTGMAKVAKLDTLRFLPGALADHLTSFGGDLQGTAQMSSQRWLEAGATASYGTVSEPCNYWQKFPNSTVLLRRYLTGMTALEAYWGSVAWPAQGLFIGDPLAAPYRAFRR, from the coding sequence TTGACCTTGCATAAATCTCTCTTCCTTTCGCTGGCGCTGGCTGCCGGCATCGCCCATGCCGATGCACCATCCATGCCGCCAGGATTGAATGCGCTGCAATTGGCAGTCGTGATCAATGATGCCGAACCAAACAGTATCGTGGTGGGTGAATATTACCGCCAGGCGCATGGCATCCCGCCTGCGAACGTTGTGCACGTGAATATCCCGAATCGCCCGCGCAAGCTCAGCATGGATCAGTTCGCGCAATTGAAGGAGCGCATTGACGCGCAATTGAAGCCCCATATCCAGGCCGTGCTGATGGTGTGGAGCGCGCCTTACGCGGTCGAATGCAATTCCATCACTTCCGCCTATACCCTGGGCTACGATGCGGGGCAATGCGCCAAGACGTGTGACGCCGGCAAGCCCAGCACGTATTTCAACAGCAATGTGCCGCAGCCATTTACGCAGATGGGCATGCGCCTGTCCATGTTGCTGCCCATCGATTTTGTGGAAGAGGCCAAGGCTGTGGTGGATCGCGGGACGGTCAGCGGTTTTTCCGTGCCCGCCGCCAGCGCGTATTATCTGACCACCAGCGAAAATGCGCGCAACAGTCGTGCCGCTTTTTTCCCGCCTGCCGGGATCGTTCGCCAGCGCAAGCTGACGGTCAAGAATCTGAAGGCTGATGTGCTCGACGGTGCACAGGACATCATGGTCTACCAGACCGGCATGGCCAAGGTCGCCAAGCTCGATACCTTGCGCTTTCTGCCAGGCGCCCTGGCGGATCACCTGACTTCGTTCGGTGGCGATCTGCAGGGGACGGCGCAAATGAGCAGCCAGCGCTGGCTGGAGGCGGGCGCGACAGCTAGCTACGGTACCGTCAGTGAACCGTGTAACTATTGGCAGAAATTCCCGAATTCGACAGTCTTGTTGCGGCGCTACCTGACGGGTATGACGGCGTTGGAAGCGTACTGGGGAAGTGTGGCGTGGCCGGCACAAGGATTGTTCATCGGCGATCCACTGGCGGCCCCCTACAGGGCATTCCGACGTTAA
- a CDS encoding FxDxF family PEP-CTERM protein: MKKNICSVLATLAFAGSAVFSQAAFAAPVDISSLPGAVKLSTGGSLTFSDKFKNNQKNNFFNDLFTFDLAHASDLSLVLTSRSSSALNGLNLTGFGLYSSVNNAQLLGGDQLLSGIDDKWTLSYANLAAGSYYLKVSGNVVSNTGAAFSANGSLVSAVPEPGTYAMLLAGLGLLGFMARRRQNAG; this comes from the coding sequence ATGAAGAAAAATATTTGCTCGGTGCTCGCAACGCTGGCGTTTGCCGGTTCAGCTGTATTCTCGCAGGCAGCTTTTGCCGCGCCGGTGGACATCAGTTCGCTGCCAGGTGCCGTGAAGCTGTCCACGGGTGGTTCATTGACGTTCAGCGACAAGTTCAAGAATAATCAGAAAAACAATTTCTTCAATGATTTGTTTACGTTTGACTTGGCGCACGCCAGCGATCTGAGCCTGGTCTTGACGTCGCGCAGCAGCAGCGCCTTGAATGGCCTGAACCTGACGGGTTTTGGCTTGTACAGCAGCGTCAACAATGCGCAATTGCTGGGAGGCGATCAACTGCTGAGCGGCATCGACGACAAGTGGACCTTGTCGTACGCGAATCTGGCAGCCGGTTCCTACTACCTGAAAGTCAGCGGCAATGTCGTGTCGAACACGGGCGCCGCTTTCAGTGCCAACGGCAGCCTGGTGTCGGCCGTGCCTGAGCCTGGCACGTATGCCATGCTGCTCGCTGGCCTGGGTCTGCTGGGCTTCATGGCGCGCCGTCGCCAGAACGCCGGCTGA
- a CDS encoding LuxR C-terminal-related transcriptional regulator produces the protein MMLLTGREQEYLLHAILGAHGIAVPGDFFLWSQGPLQTLLPHDILMCAQLDVGGAVLRSEAWHSAAPDHAQLRERQAQLAHLALAWRAGGHRAGVIDGVLVHGSVGDAGGSFFALYAVKPADAARQAYALELLLPYLHVHWLALPGSQRASVTGPAAARAASARELEVLHWVREGKSNDEVGQILGISGTTVKSHLQRIYKLLGVSNRMQAVSRGIALRLLSH, from the coding sequence ATGATGCTGCTGACGGGGCGGGAGCAGGAATACCTGCTGCACGCCATCCTTGGCGCGCATGGCATCGCCGTGCCCGGCGATTTCTTTCTGTGGAGCCAGGGGCCGCTGCAAACGCTGTTGCCGCACGATATATTGATGTGCGCGCAACTGGATGTGGGCGGGGCCGTGCTGCGCAGCGAAGCCTGGCACAGCGCCGCGCCAGATCACGCGCAGCTGCGCGAGCGCCAGGCCCAGCTGGCGCACCTTGCGCTGGCCTGGCGCGCGGGTGGCCATAGGGCGGGCGTCATCGACGGCGTGCTGGTGCATGGCAGCGTGGGCGACGCCGGCGGCAGCTTTTTTGCCTTGTACGCCGTGAAGCCGGCGGACGCGGCGCGCCAGGCGTATGCGCTGGAGTTGCTGCTGCCCTATCTGCACGTGCACTGGCTGGCGCTGCCAGGTAGCCAGCGTGCATCCGTGACGGGCCCGGCTGCCGCGCGCGCGGCCAGTGCGCGCGAGCTGGAAGTGCTGCATTGGGTGCGCGAGGGGAAAAGCAATGACGAAGTGGGGCAAATTCTCGGCATCAGCGGCACCACCGTGAAAAGCCATTTGCAGCGCATCTATAAATTATTGGGAGTAAGCAACCGCATGCAAGCCGTGTCGCGCGGCATCGCGCTGCGCTTGCTCAGCCACTAG
- a CDS encoding protease inhibitor I9 family protein encodes MSTFRLCIAILAGMASIHALPVAAQAAAARQSYLVQLRAPPLASQADGVHGLDTHSDAARRYTAQLEAQQRAVLALVPDAPVQYRYTTAFNGFAAMLTPAEVTRLQASPDVARVSPGSIEHTQDGGNEKSRARPRDQR; translated from the coding sequence ATGTCCACCTTTCGCCTCTGCATTGCCATCCTGGCCGGCATGGCCAGCATCCATGCCCTGCCTGTCGCGGCGCAGGCCGCTGCGGCGCGGCAGTCCTATCTGGTGCAATTGCGCGCCCCGCCGCTGGCCTCGCAAGCGGACGGCGTGCATGGGCTAGATACCCACAGCGATGCGGCGCGGCGCTACACGGCCCAGCTGGAAGCGCAGCAGCGCGCCGTGCTGGCGCTGGTGCCAGATGCCCCCGTGCAATACCGCTACACGACGGCCTTCAACGGCTTTGCCGCCATGCTGACACCGGCCGAAGTGACGCGCCTGCAAGCGAGCCCGGACGTGGCGCGGGTATCGCCCGGCAGCATCGAACACACGCAAGACGGCGGTAATGAAAAGAGTCGGGCCCGGCCGCGGGACCAGCGCTAG
- a CDS encoding ExeM/NucH family extracellular endonuclease, which produces MHTSFSPLRTPLRLTVMAAVLASLSVPALAASDIVISQVYGGGGNTGALYRNDFIEVFNRGASPVNLGNWSVQYASAAGTSWSVTALPAIDLQPGQYLLVQQAKGAGGTQDLPTPDATGSLAMSGTAGKVLLSNSKTAQTGASPTGAAIVDLVGFGTANGFEGAVAPAPSNTLSIARANGGCGDTDDNSADFATGSVTPRNTASPLNVCGGPVVHQIITSCPANLALAVGNGGSAVLRASDVDGVVNAATLSSPAVAGISLANFSAAGVAGESASVNLLVAAGVPVGNYPVIVNFSNDQQQTASCKVDVAVQGLAAISHTIPQIQGSGASSPYANSVQTTEGVVTLKVGTGFFIQDAAGDGDPSTSDGIFVYTGATATTVQPGELVRVTGTVVEYTPSGAKNSYTEFKDVTAILTQSAGHSVVPANVSLPNDNLAAVEGMLVRFTQPLTVSQNAYLGARGELSLSAGRREVPTNRYPAGSAEAQALIAANANNLIVLDDGIFVAPPTIPYIGQDNTVRSGDTVADLTGVVDFGAIGGGGAAYKLQPTQTPQFSRDNPRTGSPELPSGNVKVASANVLNFFTTFTNGNNIFGQTGQGCTVGTSTTKSNCRGADNLAEFVRQRDKIVAELKAIDADVVGLMEIQNNGETAVTYLVEQLNAAIGGVTYAVVPKPAATGTDAIRVAMIYKPAKLGLVGGALSDANAINNRPPMAQTFRAGNGEKFSLIVNHLKSKGSCPSSGLDADQNDSQSCWNATRVQQAQRLIGSFVPQVAAAAGDADVLVIGDLNSYGAEDPIQVITGAGFVNELERFVRPSGMPYSYVFGGQSGYLDHALASASLSPQVAGVAEWHLNADEPEVIDYNIDSAKPQDLYNALPYRASDHDPVVVSMDLQPAYRDITAGVAQASSGLAYNRATQKYTGTFSFTNTGTSVLNGPFQVVFGGLPAGVSLANATGSHAGAAYVTVNAASLAPGATASFAVSFTNPSKVTINYSASIFAGNF; this is translated from the coding sequence ATGCACACCTCGTTTTCCCCCTTGCGCACGCCGCTGCGCCTGACCGTCATGGCCGCCGTGCTGGCCAGCCTGTCCGTGCCAGCCCTGGCCGCTTCCGATATCGTCATCAGCCAGGTGTATGGCGGTGGCGGCAATACGGGGGCGCTGTACCGCAATGATTTCATCGAAGTTTTCAACCGCGGCGCCAGCCCCGTGAACCTGGGCAACTGGAGCGTGCAATACGCGTCCGCCGCTGGCACGAGCTGGTCCGTGACGGCCTTGCCGGCTATCGATTTGCAACCAGGCCAGTATTTGCTGGTCCAGCAAGCCAAGGGCGCGGGCGGCACGCAGGACTTGCCCACGCCGGACGCCACGGGCAGCCTGGCCATGTCCGGCACGGCGGGCAAGGTGTTGCTGAGCAATAGCAAGACAGCCCAGACGGGCGCCAGCCCCACGGGCGCCGCCATCGTCGACCTGGTCGGTTTCGGCACGGCCAACGGTTTTGAAGGCGCCGTGGCGCCCGCACCATCGAATACCCTGTCGATTGCGCGCGCGAATGGCGGCTGCGGCGACACGGACGACAATAGCGCGGACTTCGCCACCGGCAGCGTGACGCCGCGCAATACGGCTTCGCCGCTGAATGTGTGCGGCGGTCCCGTCGTGCATCAGATTATTACCAGCTGCCCGGCTAATCTGGCCTTGGCTGTGGGCAATGGCGGCAGCGCCGTGCTGCGCGCGTCCGACGTCGATGGCGTCGTGAATGCGGCCACCCTGAGCTCGCCCGCCGTGGCCGGCATCAGCCTGGCCAATTTCAGCGCGGCCGGCGTGGCGGGCGAGAGCGCCAGCGTGAACCTGCTGGTGGCCGCTGGCGTGCCGGTGGGAAATTACCCGGTCATCGTGAATTTCAGCAACGACCAGCAGCAGACGGCGTCGTGCAAGGTCGACGTGGCCGTGCAAGGCCTGGCCGCCATCAGCCACACGATCCCGCAAATCCAGGGCAGCGGCGCCAGCAGCCCCTACGCCAATTCCGTGCAGACGACCGAAGGCGTGGTGACCTTGAAAGTGGGCACCGGCTTCTTCATCCAGGATGCGGCCGGCGATGGCGACCCGTCGACGTCGGACGGCATCTTCGTGTACACGGGCGCGACGGCTACCACCGTGCAGCCGGGCGAACTGGTGCGCGTGACGGGCACGGTGGTCGAATACACGCCATCGGGCGCGAAAAATTCCTATACGGAATTCAAGGACGTGACGGCCATCCTCACGCAAAGCGCGGGCCACAGCGTCGTGCCGGCGAATGTGAGCTTGCCGAACGACAATCTGGCTGCCGTGGAAGGCATGCTGGTGCGCTTCACGCAACCGTTGACCGTGTCGCAAAACGCCTATCTGGGCGCGCGCGGCGAATTGAGCCTGTCGGCGGGACGGCGCGAAGTGCCGACCAATCGCTACCCGGCCGGCTCCGCCGAGGCGCAAGCCTTGATCGCCGCCAATGCGAACAATCTGATCGTGCTCGATGACGGCATTTTCGTGGCGCCGCCAACGATACCATATATCGGCCAGGACAACACCGTGCGCAGCGGCGACACGGTGGCCGACCTGACGGGCGTGGTGGACTTTGGCGCCATCGGCGGTGGCGGCGCCGCCTACAAATTACAGCCGACACAGACGCCGCAATTCTCGCGCGACAACCCGCGCACGGGCAGCCCGGAACTGCCGTCCGGCAACGTCAAGGTGGCCAGCGCCAACGTGCTGAATTTCTTTACGACCTTTACGAATGGCAACAATATCTTTGGGCAGACGGGGCAAGGCTGCACCGTGGGCACCTCGACCACGAAGAGCAATTGCCGCGGCGCCGACAATCTGGCCGAGTTCGTACGCCAGCGCGACAAGATCGTCGCCGAGCTGAAAGCCATCGATGCGGACGTGGTCGGCTTGATGGAAATCCAGAACAATGGCGAGACGGCCGTCACCTACCTGGTCGAGCAACTGAACGCGGCCATCGGCGGCGTCACGTATGCCGTGGTGCCGAAGCCGGCCGCCACGGGCACGGACGCCATCCGCGTGGCCATGATCTACAAGCCCGCCAAGCTGGGCCTGGTGGGCGGTGCCTTGTCGGACGCCAACGCCATCAACAACCGTCCACCGATGGCGCAAACTTTCCGTGCCGGCAATGGCGAGAAATTCTCGTTGATCGTCAACCACCTGAAGTCGAAGGGCAGCTGCCCTTCGAGCGGGCTGGACGCGGACCAGAACGATAGCCAGAGCTGCTGGAACGCCACCCGCGTGCAGCAAGCCCAGCGCCTGATCGGCAGCTTCGTACCGCAGGTGGCGGCCGCTGCCGGCGACGCGGACGTGCTGGTCATCGGCGACCTCAATTCCTATGGCGCGGAAGACCCGATCCAGGTCATCACGGGTGCCGGCTTCGTCAATGAACTCGAGCGTTTCGTGCGGCCGTCCGGCATGCCGTATTCGTACGTATTCGGCGGCCAGAGCGGCTACCTCGACCATGCGCTGGCCAGCGCCTCGCTGAGCCCGCAAGTGGCCGGCGTGGCCGAATGGCATCTGAATGCGGATGAGCCGGAAGTGATCGACTACAACATCGACTCGGCCAAGCCGCAAGACCTGTACAACGCCTTGCCGTACCGCGCTTCGGACCATGATCCCGTCGTCGTCAGCATGGACTTGCAGCCCGCCTACCGCGACATCACGGCCGGCGTGGCGCAAGCGAGCTCGGGCCTGGCCTACAACCGCGCGACGCAAAAATACACGGGCACGTTCTCGTTCACCAACACGGGCACGAGCGTTTTGAACGGCCCGTTCCAGGTGGTGTTCGGCGGCTTGCCTGCCGGCGTCAGCCTGGCCAATGCCACGGGCAGCCATGCGGGCGCCGCCTACGTCACCGTCAACGCGGCCAGCCTGGCGCCGGGCGCGACGGCTTCGTTTGCCGTCAGTTTCACCAATCCGTCGAAAGTGACGATCAATTACTCGGCCAGCATTTTCGCCGGCAACTTCTAA
- a CDS encoding PEP-CTERM sorting domain-containing protein → MKKFTPVVHLSLLTIAATLALSAGYATAQTAAPAAADNKRCEANNAGTNGNASEADMNSTYSACRLANGAIGMGWRTNDGKGSTPEFGGEESSQVLRKPHFDSRGHDLSQFDTDASTRAKGLGRGIKQDGFDYSSGTRDFVAQERLEPFSGSEGYRGVGRAMPEQYASLLTSSDTPTPAAAGGGGGGVGSGGAGGGIEGRGVTPNTILPPVLAVPEPETYAMLLAGLGLVAFMGRRKRTAKT, encoded by the coding sequence ATGAAAAAATTCACCCCCGTCGTCCACCTATCCCTGCTGACAATTGCCGCCACCCTGGCATTGAGCGCAGGTTACGCGACAGCGCAAACAGCGGCACCAGCCGCTGCGGACAATAAACGCTGCGAAGCAAACAATGCCGGCACCAACGGCAACGCCAGCGAGGCAGACATGAACAGCACATATAGCGCGTGCCGTTTGGCAAATGGTGCCATTGGCATGGGTTGGCGCACCAACGACGGCAAAGGATCCACGCCCGAATTCGGTGGCGAAGAATCTTCGCAAGTATTGCGCAAGCCGCATTTCGACAGTCGCGGCCATGATCTGAGCCAGTTCGATACGGACGCCAGTACGCGCGCCAAGGGTTTGGGAAGAGGCATCAAGCAAGATGGTTTTGACTATAGTTCGGGTACACGCGATTTTGTTGCGCAGGAAAGACTGGAACCGTTTAGCGGCAGCGAAGGCTACCGTGGTGTGGGACGGGCGATGCCGGAACAGTATGCGTCTCTGCTGACGTCCTCCGACACACCCACTCCCGCGGCAGCCGGCGGCGGTGGCGGTGGCGTTGGCTCCGGTGGTGCTGGCGGCGGCATCGAAGGCCGCGGTGTTACTCCCAACACCATATTGCCGCCGGTACTGGCCGTTCCTGAGCCGGAAACGTATGCCATGCTGCTGGCCGGCCTGGGGCTGGTGGCCTTCATGGGACGCCGAAAACGCACGGCTAAAACCTAA
- a CDS encoding mannose-1-phosphate guanylyltransferase/mannose-6-phosphate isomerase, with amino-acid sequence MKIYPVILSGGSGTRLWPLSRAVLPKQLLPLVTDKTMLQETALRVSSLSNRRAGDSALAEFEVMPPLVVCGNEHRFMVAEQLREIGLPPLGILLEPVGRNTAPAVAVAAQYLLAIDPQALMLVLPADHVITDVAAFHQSIAEAALLAADGALATFGIVPTAPETGYGYIRSGTPVSPGAIGCKVERFVEKPDLATAQSFLAVGNYFWNSGMFMFRAERYLGELGQFQPAMLAACEAAVRDGYRDLDFCRLEEKAFAACPSDSIDYAVMEYTAHAVVLPAAIGWSDVGSWSALWEVQHGDANGNVVRGDVYLDGVSNCLVRAERRMVAVLGVQDLIVVETDDAILVAHKDQVQRVKQVVDHLKQAGRSEHVQHRKVYRPWGSYEGIDIGERFQVKRITVNPGGKLSLQMHHHRAEHWVVVSGTASVTCGEKVTLLTENESTYIPIGMTHRLENPGKLPLHLIEVQSGSYLGEDDIVRLEDVYQRA; translated from the coding sequence ATGAAAATTTACCCAGTCATCCTGTCCGGCGGTTCGGGCACCCGTTTGTGGCCGCTGTCGCGCGCCGTGCTGCCCAAGCAACTGTTGCCGCTGGTAACGGACAAGACCATGTTGCAGGAAACGGCGCTGCGTGTGAGCAGCCTGTCGAACCGCCGTGCCGGCGACAGCGCGCTGGCCGAGTTTGAAGTCATGCCTCCGCTGGTGGTGTGCGGCAATGAGCACCGCTTCATGGTGGCCGAGCAGCTGCGCGAGATCGGCTTGCCGCCGCTGGGTATCTTGCTCGAACCGGTAGGGCGCAACACGGCGCCGGCCGTGGCCGTGGCCGCGCAATACCTGCTGGCCATCGACCCGCAGGCGCTGATGCTGGTCTTGCCTGCCGACCATGTCATCACTGACGTGGCCGCGTTTCACCAGTCCATCGCCGAGGCGGCGCTGCTGGCGGCCGACGGCGCGCTGGCCACCTTCGGCATCGTGCCGACGGCGCCGGAGACGGGCTATGGCTATATCCGCAGCGGCACGCCCGTGAGCCCTGGCGCCATCGGTTGCAAGGTCGAGCGTTTCGTGGAAAAGCCGGACCTGGCCACGGCGCAGTCGTTCCTGGCTGTCGGCAATTATTTCTGGAACAGCGGCATGTTCATGTTCCGCGCCGAACGTTATCTGGGCGAACTGGGGCAATTTCAGCCCGCCATGCTGGCCGCCTGTGAGGCAGCTGTGCGCGACGGCTACCGCGACCTCGATTTCTGCCGCCTGGAAGAGAAGGCCTTCGCCGCCTGCCCGTCCGATTCGATCGACTATGCCGTCATGGAGTATACGGCGCATGCGGTGGTGCTGCCGGCCGCCATCGGCTGGAGCGATGTCGGTTCCTGGTCGGCCCTGTGGGAAGTGCAGCACGGTGATGCCAACGGCAACGTGGTGCGCGGCGACGTGTATCTCGACGGCGTGAGCAATTGCCTGGTGCGCGCCGAGCGCCGCATGGTGGCCGTGCTGGGCGTGCAGGACTTGATCGTGGTGGAAACGGACGACGCCATCCTGGTGGCACACAAGGACCAGGTGCAGCGCGTGAAACAGGTGGTCGATCACTTGAAGCAGGCGGGGCGCAGCGAACACGTGCAGCACCGCAAGGTGTACCGCCCATGGGGCAGCTATGAAGGCATCGATATCGGCGAGCGCTTCCAGGTCAAGCGCATCACGGTCAATCCGGGCGGCAAGCTGTCCTTGCAGATGCACCATCACCGCGCCGAGCACTGGGTGGTCGTCAGCGGCACGGCCAGCGTCACCTGCGGCGAGAAGGTGACTTTGCTGACGGAAAACGAATCGACGTACATTCCCATCGGTATGACGCACCGGCTGGAAAACCCGGGTAAATTACCGCTGCACCTGATCGAAGTGCAATCGGGCAGCTATCTGGGCGAAGACGACATCGTGCGGCTGGAGGATGTCTACCAGCGCGCCTGA
- a CDS encoding FxDxF family PEP-CTERM protein, giving the protein MKKFLQSLFVAAMFAGSSLAAHAAPVDISHAPVDLTQDLLDYSSAELLGSFSLAAGQLAGAQNNFFSDKYTFSVTGFNDLSALATSLKPSANSGLTLTGFSLRNAGGVLFQGTLDLINYTAQDQAWSLVSGGTPLATGNYFLQIDGYVASSAGGSYSGNLAVTPVPEPETYGMLLAGLGLVGFAARRRKLQA; this is encoded by the coding sequence ATGAAAAAATTTCTTCAATCCCTGTTCGTGGCAGCCATGTTTGCCGGCAGCAGCCTGGCGGCCCACGCCGCTCCGGTCGATATCAGCCATGCACCGGTAGATCTGACGCAAGACTTGCTCGATTACTCGAGCGCTGAGTTGCTGGGTTCTTTCTCGCTGGCGGCAGGCCAGTTGGCTGGCGCGCAAAATAACTTTTTCAGCGACAAATATACCTTTAGCGTAACGGGTTTCAATGACCTGAGCGCACTGGCAACCTCGCTCAAGCCCAGCGCCAATTCCGGCCTGACCTTGACCGGCTTCAGCCTGCGCAATGCCGGCGGCGTACTGTTTCAGGGTACGCTCGATCTGATCAACTATACGGCGCAGGACCAGGCCTGGAGTTTGGTATCGGGCGGCACGCCGCTGGCGACCGGCAATTACTTCCTGCAGATCGACGGCTATGTGGCCTCGTCCGCTGGTGGCAGCTATAGCGGCAACCTGGCGGTAACGCCGGTGCCGGAACCGGAAACCTACGGCATGCTGCTGGCCGGCCTGGGCCTGGTCGGCTTCGCGGCGCGCCGCCGCAAGCTGCAAGCCTGA
- a CDS encoding winged helix-turn-helix domain-containing protein, which translates to MPGHILVLDPAPAMQALLAHNLAGAGYRVSCALDARGALALMAGDPPDVLLLEWELPDASGIALLRQVRQDGVLCDLPIIMISTRDSEQDKVLALESGADDYLCKPFGPREMLARVHALLRRRAPSALRTGAGTAGAAALRLDPHTLRVTAGKVPIHLGRVEFKLLHFLMDHPGRVHSRAQLLDQVWGHAAYLDERTVDAHVGRLRHALQPGGCGHRIETVRGSGYRYLAFDTADAAVCA; encoded by the coding sequence ATGCCTGGCCATATCCTGGTGCTGGACCCTGCGCCTGCCATGCAGGCGCTGCTGGCGCATAACCTCGCGGGTGCCGGCTACCGGGTCAGCTGCGCCCTGGATGCGCGCGGCGCGCTGGCGCTGATGGCGGGCGATCCGCCCGACGTGCTGTTGCTGGAATGGGAACTGCCCGATGCGTCCGGCATCGCGCTGCTGCGCCAGGTGCGCCAGGATGGCGTGCTGTGCGACTTGCCCATCATCATGATCAGCACGCGCGACAGCGAACAGGACAAGGTGCTGGCGCTGGAAAGCGGCGCCGACGATTATCTGTGCAAGCCTTTCGGTCCCCGTGAAATGCTGGCCCGTGTGCATGCGCTGCTGCGCCGGCGCGCGCCATCGGCCTTGCGCACAGGCGCAGGCACGGCCGGGGCTGCCGCCTTGCGGCTCGACCCGCACACCCTGCGCGTGACGGCGGGTAAGGTGCCCATCCACCTTGGCCGCGTGGAATTCAAACTGCTGCATTTCCTCATGGACCATCCGGGCAGGGTGCATAGCCGCGCGCAACTGCTGGATCAGGTGTGGGGCCATGCCGCCTATCTCGACGAGCGCACGGTCGACGCCCACGTGGGACGCTTGCGTCACGCCTTGCAGCCGGGCGGTTGCGGCCACCGCATCGAAACCGTGCGGGGCAGCGGCTACCGCTATCTGGCGTTTGATACCGCCGATGCGGCCGTGTGCGCATGA
- a CDS encoding NF038129 family PEP-CTERM protein — MLTTTFNLTLRRAVLAAVLAASSSLALAGPLGYHVEIDTSQFSGAGFLDFAFIAGNSPAPGASAVLSNFSGAFGALESMEGNVSGSLPGTLTFGNSGAYNDWFHNVTLGGKFGFNIVFGGDFLNTAGNAGTTFGVGLLDTTGMAYLGNVNGNLVQFELTPMTGGLPASIAGSTYASIASISAVPEASEWMMLTGGLALIGFALRRRQPVARA; from the coding sequence ATGTTGACAACGACATTCAACCTCACCCTGCGCCGCGCCGTCCTGGCTGCCGTGCTGGCCGCCAGCTCCAGCCTGGCGTTGGCGGGTCCGCTCGGCTACCACGTGGAAATCGACACGAGCCAGTTCTCGGGTGCCGGTTTCCTCGACTTCGCCTTTATCGCCGGTAACAGCCCGGCACCGGGCGCCAGCGCCGTGCTCAGCAATTTCTCGGGCGCCTTTGGCGCACTGGAATCGATGGAAGGCAATGTCAGCGGCAGCTTGCCCGGCACCTTGACCTTCGGCAATAGCGGCGCCTACAACGACTGGTTCCACAACGTGACCTTGGGCGGCAAGTTCGGTTTCAATATCGTCTTTGGCGGCGACTTCCTGAACACGGCCGGCAACGCGGGCACGACGTTTGGCGTGGGCTTGCTCGACACCACAGGCATGGCTTACCTGGGCAACGTCAATGGCAACCTGGTGCAGTTCGAGCTGACGCCGATGACTGGTGGCTTGCCCGCCAGCATCGCCGGCAGCACGTATGCGAGCATCGCGTCGATCTCGGCCGTGCCGGAAGCGTCGGAATGGATGATGCTGACGGGCGGCCTGGCGCTGATCGGTTTTGCCCTGCGCCGCCGCCAGCCTGTCGCACGCGCCTAA